A stretch of Paludisphaera borealis DNA encodes these proteins:
- a CDS encoding AMP-binding protein, with the protein MKSIDDAAAAWTPTEESIEATNLYALMREQGMKTFPEIHGWSVQDPIAFWDRTIRTLGVVFRKPYSRILDSAGGASRARWLEGAELNIAESCFQGAGDRAAIVTKRLDGRIETITVDALDGLSNRVANGLSALGLGKGDAVAVDSSMTAEAVALYLGALKMGGVVVSIPDSCPPAEIAKRLRIGEAKAVFTQFELARGGKRLPMYEKVLQAEPPTTIVLGDRESELRLRNGDLAWERFLSASERFESLSCSPHDAINILFSSGTTRDPKAVPWDHTTPIKSAADALYHHDVRPGDVVCWPTNLGWMMGPWLIFASLMNRATIALYEGSPIERGFCEFVQDAGVTMLGLVPSIVKGWRNASCAEGLDWSRVRAFSSSGEASNAHDYHWLMHLNQREGVTKPIVEYCGGTEVGGGYLSNNLVTPQQPSEFNGKTMGCDFVVLDDQGRPCPPAESGEVFLVAPALGLSTRLLNGDNEAIYFNDCPRWAGKTLRRHGDQIRVLGEHRYQSEGRADNTMNLGGIKASSAEIERVVSDLPGVSEAAAIGVPPATGGPDRLVIYAVAVDDADRLKAAFQKAIKERLNPLFHLHAVVRVEALPRTASNKVMHRTLRSQFQASEEESGRDGP; encoded by the coding sequence ATGAAATCGATCGACGACGCGGCCGCCGCCTGGACCCCGACCGAGGAATCGATCGAGGCGACGAATTTATACGCCCTGATGCGCGAGCAGGGGATGAAGACGTTCCCTGAAATCCACGGCTGGTCCGTGCAAGATCCCATTGCCTTCTGGGATCGAACGATTCGAACCCTGGGCGTGGTGTTTCGCAAACCCTACAGCCGGATACTCGACTCGGCCGGGGGAGCCAGTCGCGCGCGGTGGCTGGAGGGGGCCGAGCTGAACATCGCGGAGAGCTGCTTTCAAGGCGCCGGCGACCGCGCGGCGATCGTCACGAAGCGGCTGGACGGGCGAATCGAAACCATCACGGTCGACGCGCTCGACGGCCTGAGCAACCGCGTCGCCAACGGACTGTCGGCCTTGGGTCTGGGCAAAGGCGATGCGGTGGCCGTCGATTCGTCGATGACGGCGGAAGCGGTCGCGCTCTATCTCGGCGCCCTGAAGATGGGCGGCGTGGTCGTTTCGATCCCCGACAGTTGCCCCCCCGCCGAGATCGCTAAGCGGCTGCGGATCGGCGAAGCCAAGGCGGTGTTCACGCAATTCGAGCTGGCGCGCGGCGGCAAGCGACTGCCGATGTATGAGAAGGTCCTCCAGGCGGAACCACCCACGACGATCGTGCTCGGCGATCGTGAGTCGGAACTCCGGCTCCGCAACGGCGACCTGGCCTGGGAGCGGTTCTTGAGCGCGAGCGAACGGTTCGAGAGCTTGAGCTGCTCGCCCCACGACGCCATCAACATTTTGTTCTCGTCCGGCACGACCCGCGATCCCAAGGCGGTCCCCTGGGACCACACGACGCCGATCAAGAGTGCGGCGGACGCGCTCTATCACCATGACGTTCGACCCGGCGACGTGGTGTGCTGGCCCACGAATCTCGGCTGGATGATGGGGCCGTGGCTGATCTTCGCCAGCCTGATGAACCGCGCGACGATCGCCCTGTACGAGGGCTCGCCCATTGAACGCGGCTTCTGCGAATTCGTTCAGGACGCCGGCGTGACCATGCTGGGTCTCGTCCCGAGCATCGTGAAAGGCTGGCGGAACGCGTCGTGCGCGGAGGGTCTGGACTGGAGCCGGGTTCGGGCGTTCAGCAGCAGCGGTGAAGCTTCGAATGCACACGACTACCACTGGTTGATGCACTTGAACCAGCGGGAAGGGGTCACGAAACCGATCGTCGAGTACTGCGGCGGAACCGAGGTCGGCGGCGGCTACCTGTCCAACAACCTGGTGACGCCCCAGCAGCCCTCCGAATTCAACGGAAAAACCATGGGCTGCGACTTCGTCGTGTTGGACGACCAGGGGCGGCCGTGCCCGCCGGCCGAATCGGGCGAGGTCTTCCTCGTCGCCCCCGCGCTCGGCCTGTCGACGCGTCTGCTCAACGGCGACAACGAGGCGATCTACTTCAACGACTGCCCGCGATGGGCCGGCAAAACGCTGCGCCGGCACGGCGACCAGATCCGCGTCCTGGGCGAGCATCGCTACCAGTCCGAGGGGCGGGCCGACAACACCATGAATCTCGGCGGAATCAAGGCGAGCTCGGCCGAGATCGAGCGCGTCGTGAGCGACCTGCCTGGCGTCTCGGAAGCCGCCGCGATCGGCGTACCGCCCGCCACCGGCGGCCCGGATCGACTGGTGATCTACGCCGTCGCCGTGGACGACGCGGATCGGCTGAAGGCCGCGTTCCAGAAGGCGATCAAGGAGCGGCTCAACCCGCTGTTCCACCTCCACGCCGTCGTTCGCGTCGAAGCCCTGCCGCGCACCGCGTCGAACAAGGTTATGCACAGAACCTTGCGTAGCCAGTTTCAGGCCTCCGAGGAGGAGTCGGGGCGCGACGGCCCATGA
- a CDS encoding heavy metal-responsive transcriptional regulator, with protein sequence MQKPSVAPGLTSGALAESAGVNVETLRFYERKGLLPTPPRRASGYREYPTEDVQRIRFIKRAQELGFSLVEIKELLALRVRPGATPADVKTRSEEKLADIRRKIASLKAMEKALKKLNATCSGHGPMAECPILHHLEGDL encoded by the coding sequence ATGCAAAAGCCGAGTGTCGCACCGGGCCTCACCAGCGGAGCGCTGGCCGAATCCGCCGGGGTGAATGTCGAAACGCTCCGGTTCTACGAGCGGAAGGGGCTGCTCCCGACGCCGCCCCGACGGGCCTCGGGCTACCGCGAATATCCAACTGAAGACGTCCAGCGCATCCGGTTCATCAAGCGGGCCCAGGAGCTTGGGTTTTCGCTCGTAGAGATCAAGGAACTCCTCGCCCTGCGCGTCCGGCCCGGCGCGACACCGGCCGACGTCAAGACCCGCTCCGAGGAGAAGCTCGCCGACATCCGCCGGAAAATCGCCAGCCTGAAGGCCATGGAGAAGGCCCTGAAAAAGCTCAACGCAACCTGCTCGGGACACGGGCCGATGGCCGAGTGCCCCATCTTGCACCACCTGGAAGGGGACCTATGA
- a CDS encoding heavy metal translocating P-type ATPase, translating to MNSRNEGQRHGGRSLKSEVEMLVKDPVCGMDVDPDKAAGSFEHAGETYSFCSKGCLAKFRAEPAKYLGDQTQSGGLDHNPSHAPKPTPRGLEILSTHTVKDPVCGMDVDPEHAAGSFEHAGKTYHFCSKGCLARFRAKPDRFLSGGPVGMSHGKAAEPAPSGTLYTCPMHPEIVQEGPGSCPKCGMALEPLVPTADDEPNHELIDMTRRFWGCLVMTLPVFALAMGEMIPVVRRLVSPHVSIWIQLALSTPVVLWGGWPFFERGWASVVNRSLNMFSLIALGTGVAYLYSLVATLFPSLVPASFLGHGGLAPVYFEAAAVITTLVLLGQVLELRARSQTSSAIKALLGLAPKHARVLLDDGREEDVALDQVQVGDRLRVRPGEKVPVDGVVLEGSSFVDESMVSGEPVPVEKTAGQPLIGGTVNGVGSLVMRAERVGAETMLAQIVRMVGEAQRTRAPIQRLADVVASYFVPIVLLVALLTFIAWASFGPEPRFAYALVNAVAVLIIACPCALGLATPMSIMVGTGRGATSGVLVRNAEALETLERVDTLVVDKTGTLTEGKPRLVSVVAASAEDESEMLRLAASLERASEHPLAEAIAAGAEDRGLKLTQVEGFQSITGKGVKGTVEGRNVAIGNSRFLVESGVNPGELIARAEALRGEGQTVVFVAIDGRPAGFLGIADPIKESAAYAIKELHASGLRIVMLTGDNRTTAAAVAKKLGLDDFRADVLPEGKAEAIKALQDEGRTVAMAGDGINDAPAIAQAHVGIAMGTGTDVAMESAGITLIKGDLRGIERARKLSEATMRNIRQNLVFAFLYNVLGVPIAAGVLYPFFGLLLSPMIASAAMTFSSVSVITNALRLRKLVLN from the coding sequence ATGAACTCCCGAAACGAAGGCCAACGCCACGGCGGCCGCTCTCTCAAATCGGAGGTCGAGATGCTCGTCAAGGACCCGGTATGCGGCATGGACGTCGACCCCGATAAAGCGGCGGGCTCCTTCGAACACGCGGGGGAGACCTACTCTTTTTGCAGCAAGGGATGCCTCGCGAAATTCCGGGCCGAGCCGGCGAAGTATCTCGGCGACCAGACGCAGTCAGGAGGGCTCGACCATAACCCTAGCCACGCCCCCAAACCCACGCCGCGCGGCCTCGAAATCCTTTCAACGCACACGGTAAAAGACCCGGTCTGCGGCATGGACGTCGACCCGGAACACGCGGCGGGGTCCTTCGAGCACGCGGGTAAGACTTACCATTTTTGCAGCAAGGGATGCCTCGCGAGATTCCGCGCCAAGCCGGACCGATTTCTGAGCGGAGGGCCCGTGGGCATGTCTCACGGGAAAGCGGCCGAGCCGGCCCCGAGCGGGACGCTCTACACCTGCCCGATGCACCCAGAGATCGTGCAAGAGGGACCGGGGAGTTGCCCGAAGTGCGGCATGGCGCTTGAACCGCTCGTCCCCACGGCCGACGACGAGCCGAACCACGAACTCATCGACATGACACGCCGCTTCTGGGGGTGCCTCGTGATGACGCTGCCAGTCTTCGCCCTCGCGATGGGCGAGATGATCCCGGTCGTGCGTCGGCTCGTGTCCCCGCACGTCTCGATCTGGATCCAGCTCGCCCTCTCGACGCCGGTCGTCCTCTGGGGCGGGTGGCCGTTCTTCGAGCGCGGCTGGGCCTCGGTCGTGAATCGAAGCCTCAACATGTTCTCGCTCATCGCCCTGGGGACCGGCGTGGCTTACCTTTACAGCCTGGTCGCGACGCTGTTTCCAAGCCTCGTCCCGGCCTCGTTTCTCGGGCATGGCGGCTTGGCGCCGGTTTACTTCGAGGCCGCGGCGGTCATCACGACGCTCGTCCTCCTCGGGCAGGTTCTGGAGCTTCGCGCCCGCAGCCAGACGTCGAGCGCCATCAAAGCGCTGCTGGGGCTCGCTCCGAAGCACGCCCGGGTGCTTCTCGACGACGGACGGGAAGAAGACGTGGCCCTCGATCAGGTCCAGGTGGGCGATCGGCTGCGCGTCCGGCCCGGCGAGAAGGTGCCGGTCGACGGCGTCGTTCTCGAAGGCTCCAGCTTCGTTGATGAATCGATGGTCAGCGGCGAGCCGGTCCCCGTCGAGAAAACGGCGGGACAGCCGCTCATCGGTGGTACGGTGAACGGCGTGGGAAGTCTCGTCATGCGAGCCGAGCGTGTGGGCGCGGAGACCATGCTTGCTCAGATCGTTCGAATGGTCGGCGAAGCCCAGCGCACCCGGGCGCCGATCCAACGGCTGGCCGACGTCGTTGCGTCGTACTTCGTGCCGATCGTGCTCCTCGTCGCCCTGCTGACGTTCATCGCCTGGGCGAGCTTCGGTCCCGAGCCTCGGTTCGCGTACGCCCTGGTGAATGCGGTCGCGGTCCTCATCATCGCTTGCCCATGCGCCCTCGGTCTTGCGACGCCGATGTCGATCATGGTCGGGACCGGCCGAGGGGCGACGTCGGGAGTGCTCGTCAGGAACGCGGAGGCGCTCGAAACACTGGAGCGAGTCGATACGTTGGTCGTCGACAAGACGGGCACTCTCACCGAGGGAAAGCCGCGCCTGGTCTCCGTCGTCGCCGCGTCGGCGGAAGACGAATCCGAAATGCTGCGGCTCGCCGCAAGCCTGGAGCGGGCGAGCGAACACCCGCTAGCCGAGGCGATCGCGGCCGGCGCCGAAGATCGGGGCCTCAAGCTCACACAGGTCGAAGGCTTCCAATCGATCACCGGAAAGGGTGTGAAGGGGACGGTCGAAGGCCGGAACGTGGCGATCGGCAACAGCAGGTTCCTGGTAGAGTCGGGCGTGAACCCCGGCGAGTTGATCGCGCGGGCCGAAGCCCTTCGCGGCGAAGGTCAGACGGTGGTGTTCGTCGCGATCGACGGGCGTCCGGCGGGATTCCTCGGCATCGCCGACCCGATCAAGGAATCGGCGGCGTACGCAATCAAGGAGCTTCACGCCAGCGGCCTGCGCATCGTCATGTTGACGGGCGACAACCGGACGACCGCCGCGGCCGTGGCGAAGAAGCTCGGCCTCGACGACTTCCGGGCGGACGTGCTTCCGGAAGGGAAAGCGGAAGCGATCAAGGCGCTCCAGGATGAGGGTCGGACGGTCGCGATGGCGGGCGACGGCATCAACGACGCCCCGGCGATCGCCCAGGCACATGTCGGGATCGCGATGGGAACCGGCACGGACGTCGCGATGGAGAGCGCGGGGATCACGCTCATCAAGGGCGACCTCCGGGGGATCGAGCGAGCCCGAAAGCTCAGCGAGGCGACGATGCGCAACATCCGCCAGAACCTCGTCTTCGCCTTCCTCTACAACGTCCTCGGCGTCCCCATCGCCGCCGGAGTGCTTTATCCGTTCTTCGGGCTCCTGCTCAGCCCGATGATCGCGAGCGCCGCGATGACCTTCAGCTCGGTCTCCGTCATCACCAACGCCCTACGGCTTCGGAAGCTGGTTCTGAACTGA
- a CDS encoding porin produces the protein MPQSYFSKSKLRFLWIAALLVIFASPAHGDDPPAPDKLDALLDRFQKMEETNRMLNEKLDQLSKENTELSKEVRDLSKQVKQPAAPAAKAKSSGLAGQGAWEKAIEQERANREAGKSPREELLSSAATSGGARASEPQGVGNRYLGKIPLRAYFDYAKDGLGFATDDDEFELKFRSEIQIDNLVFPGPAQQYIHGGVYLSRARYYFQGHFTKPIDYQLSFQRSFTSFGFLNAFLNFNYDKRLQLRIGRFKPPFTYEWYKLNNYRFITPERPLYAENFGLNRMEGIMGWGMLFDDRMEYAAGVFAGPRNSDQDYNAQKDVAALFNFRPFMLKDGVLKNLNFGGSVDYGMQDNPANPAVLRSNINASANAVNATDAAASVGIPFLAFNNDVVERGKRELWDLHLAYFYEGFSLIGAWGSGINSMSKKSGAAPVPLSVDGWHVAMAYLLTGETMNERTVIDPIHRFDLRKGMFGLGAFEPFARYSFLEVGKEVFTQGLADPNLWTNRIQMTDVGVNWYLNRLTKIYIDWQHSMYAEPVFYKTGGLRSTSDIFWVRFQFYY, from the coding sequence ATGCCACAAAGCTATTTCAGCAAATCGAAGCTTCGGTTCCTCTGGATCGCGGCGCTGCTCGTGATCTTCGCGAGCCCGGCGCACGGCGACGATCCGCCCGCGCCCGACAAGCTCGACGCCCTGCTCGACCGCTTCCAGAAGATGGAAGAGACCAACCGAATGCTCAATGAGAAGCTCGACCAGCTCTCCAAGGAGAACACCGAGCTTTCGAAAGAAGTGCGCGACCTCTCCAAGCAGGTGAAGCAACCCGCCGCGCCCGCCGCCAAGGCCAAGAGCAGCGGACTCGCCGGCCAGGGCGCCTGGGAAAAGGCCATCGAGCAGGAACGCGCGAATCGCGAGGCCGGCAAGTCGCCCAGGGAGGAGTTGCTCAGCAGCGCGGCGACTTCAGGCGGGGCTCGAGCCAGCGAGCCCCAGGGCGTCGGCAACCGCTACCTCGGCAAGATCCCGCTCCGGGCCTATTTCGATTACGCCAAGGACGGCCTCGGCTTCGCCACCGACGACGACGAGTTCGAACTCAAGTTCCGGTCCGAGATTCAGATTGACAACCTCGTCTTCCCTGGCCCCGCCCAGCAATACATCCACGGCGGAGTCTACCTCTCACGAGCCCGTTACTATTTTCAGGGGCACTTCACCAAGCCCATCGACTACCAGCTCTCGTTCCAGCGCAGCTTCACCTCATTCGGCTTCCTCAACGCCTTCTTGAACTTCAATTACGACAAGCGTCTCCAGCTTCGCATCGGCCGGTTCAAGCCGCCGTTCACCTACGAATGGTACAAGCTCAACAATTACCGGTTCATCACCCCCGAGCGCCCGCTGTACGCCGAGAACTTCGGACTTAACCGGATGGAAGGGATCATGGGCTGGGGAATGTTGTTCGACGACCGGATGGAGTACGCCGCGGGCGTATTCGCCGGCCCTCGCAACTCCGACCAGGACTACAACGCCCAGAAGGACGTCGCCGCACTGTTCAATTTCCGACCCTTCATGCTGAAGGACGGAGTGCTCAAGAACCTGAACTTCGGCGGCTCGGTCGATTATGGAATGCAAGACAACCCGGCCAATCCGGCGGTGCTGCGGTCGAACATCAACGCGTCGGCCAACGCCGTCAACGCGACCGACGCCGCGGCCAGTGTCGGCATCCCGTTCCTGGCGTTTAACAACGACGTCGTCGAGCGCGGCAAGCGCGAGCTGTGGGACCTCCACCTGGCGTACTTCTACGAAGGGTTCTCTCTGATCGGCGCTTGGGGCTCGGGCATCAACAGCATGTCAAAGAAGTCGGGTGCCGCGCCGGTGCCGCTCTCGGTCGACGGCTGGCACGTCGCCATGGCCTACCTGTTGACCGGCGAGACCATGAACGAGCGGACGGTGATCGACCCGATCCACCGCTTCGACCTCCGCAAGGGCATGTTCGGCCTTGGCGCCTTCGAGCCCTTCGCCCGCTACAGCTTCCTCGAAGTCGGCAAGGAGGTCTTCACCCAGGGCCTCGCCGACCCCAACCTCTGGACCAACCGCATCCAGATGACCGACGTCGGCGTCAACTGGTACCTCAACCGCCTGACCAAGATCTACATCGACTGGCAACATTCGATGTATGCCGAGCCCGTCTTCTATAAAACCGGCGGCCTCCGCTCCACCAGCGACATCTTCTGGGTCCGGTTCCAGTTCTACTATTGA
- a CDS encoding ATP-binding protein, protein MAFSVVAAVGRFVLSRWLDDHFILATGFLAAVAASWIGGFGPGLATLILSFLLITRAGVAGVLQIGGQPTRTEVVLYSVAGFGVAWLGGRMRSALAAAEVGRLAARERQERLDEALGERRGIQDEKERLLVEQSLMRAQAERQSATLAKLVHELQEKSAFTEAILRQVPSGIIAAEAASGGLVFRNDVAQRIARDPLEPGRSVTDSVERIEAVGFRPDGVPYHPDDWPLMRCLRTGEVVENEEIELRFPEGVSKTISVNAGPVLDASGRIVAAVTAFDDVTEARRGQDALVESENRFRRLAGAIPHIVWISNFDDSLEFLNNGWFDYTGMSAGATNSQDEWSSAIHPDDLDSVHEARRRALAACASYEVEYRIRGRDGVYRWFLGRGVPVCDEQGSPVSFFGTATDIDDRKRDERSARFLADVGAKLAAVVDEETTLREIAGLAVPFFADWCGVDLIEENHDLRRVAVTYDGSTPEDVVDVISHRYRFRTGAPHGLLGVVQSRQPDLVADVTDDILVAVAQNEEHLQALRAFNPRSYLCVPLIGRDGVLGAMSFATTSSGRRYDPKDLKLAMELAGRAAVAIENVRLYDRLRETDRRKDEFLATLAHELRNPLAPIRNAVLILRLKGSTDTDSQWAREVIERQVGHMSRLIDDLLDVSRITRNKLELRLDRVDLAAAVGDAVETSRPLLDSFGHELKLDLPTEPVVLLADRTRLVQVFASLLNNAAKYTDRGGVIALSVRLREHVVEISVKDSGIGIDPEQLPHVFEMFAQFTPSIDRTQGGLGIGLALVKGLVELHKGIVEARSAGLGAGSEFLVRLPLAASTAARGARTGPGDGSHADRPHSRVLVVDDSEDIAESLGRVLSLKGHEVHLAHDGEKAFALAGSLRPDFAVLDIGLPGMNGYELARAIRKQPWGRAITLIAVTGWGQINDRRRSSEAGFNHHLVKPVEPTTLLQLIGSPSSNS, encoded by the coding sequence GTGGCGTTCAGCGTCGTCGCCGCTGTTGGACGGTTCGTGCTGTCACGCTGGCTCGACGACCATTTCATACTGGCCACCGGGTTTCTGGCCGCGGTCGCCGCCTCCTGGATCGGCGGCTTCGGACCGGGGCTGGCGACCCTGATTCTCTCGTTCTTGCTCATCACGCGCGCCGGCGTGGCGGGAGTCCTGCAGATCGGCGGCCAGCCGACGCGAACGGAGGTCGTCCTCTATTCGGTCGCTGGTTTCGGGGTCGCCTGGTTGGGCGGCCGGATGCGGTCGGCGCTCGCCGCCGCCGAAGTCGGGCGGCTCGCCGCTCGGGAGCGTCAGGAACGACTCGATGAAGCGCTCGGCGAGCGCCGCGGCATTCAGGACGAGAAGGAACGGCTGCTGGTCGAGCAGAGTCTGATGCGGGCCCAGGCCGAGCGGCAGTCGGCGACGCTCGCGAAGCTGGTCCACGAGCTTCAGGAGAAAAGCGCCTTTACGGAGGCGATCCTCCGCCAGGTTCCCTCGGGGATCATCGCCGCCGAGGCCGCGAGCGGCGGGTTGGTGTTCCGCAACGACGTCGCCCAGCGGATCGCTCGTGACCCGCTCGAACCGGGTCGTTCGGTGACGGATTCGGTCGAACGGATCGAGGCGGTCGGCTTCCGCCCAGACGGCGTTCCCTATCACCCCGACGATTGGCCCCTCATGCGTTGCTTGAGGACCGGAGAAGTCGTCGAAAATGAGGAAATCGAGTTGCGCTTTCCCGAGGGAGTAAGCAAGACGATCAGCGTGAACGCGGGGCCGGTCCTCGACGCCTCCGGCCGGATCGTCGCCGCCGTCACCGCATTCGACGACGTCACCGAAGCGCGGCGCGGTCAAGACGCGCTTGTGGAGAGCGAGAACCGGTTTCGACGGCTCGCCGGCGCGATCCCCCACATCGTCTGGATATCCAACTTCGACGACTCGCTGGAATTCCTCAACAACGGCTGGTTCGATTATACGGGAATGTCGGCGGGAGCAACGAATTCGCAGGACGAGTGGAGTTCCGCCATTCACCCCGACGACCTGGACTCCGTCCATGAAGCGAGGCGCCGGGCGCTGGCCGCGTGCGCTTCGTACGAGGTCGAGTATCGGATTCGCGGACGAGACGGCGTCTATCGCTGGTTTCTCGGCCGCGGGGTGCCGGTCTGCGACGAACAGGGCTCGCCGGTCTCGTTCTTCGGCACGGCCACGGACATCGATGATCGCAAGCGCGACGAGCGGTCCGCGCGGTTCCTCGCCGACGTCGGGGCCAAACTCGCGGCGGTCGTCGACGAGGAGACCACGCTCCGAGAGATCGCCGGCCTGGCCGTCCCATTCTTCGCAGACTGGTGTGGGGTCGACCTCATTGAGGAGAACCACGACCTGCGGAGGGTCGCCGTCACATACGACGGCTCGACTCCCGAGGACGTCGTCGACGTCATTTCGCACCGATATCGCTTTCGAACTGGCGCGCCGCACGGCCTTCTGGGCGTCGTCCAGTCGAGGCAGCCGGACTTGGTCGCCGACGTCACCGACGACATCCTGGTTGCGGTGGCCCAGAACGAGGAGCACCTTCAGGCGCTCCGCGCGTTCAATCCGCGCTCGTACCTGTGCGTGCCGCTGATCGGCCGCGACGGCGTGCTGGGCGCGATGTCGTTTGCGACGACCAGCTCGGGTCGGCGCTACGATCCGAAAGACCTCAAGCTGGCAATGGAGCTCGCCGGCCGCGCGGCGGTGGCCATAGAAAACGTCCGGCTCTACGACCGCCTCCGCGAGACCGACCGCCGCAAGGACGAGTTCCTCGCGACCCTCGCCCACGAGCTGCGCAACCCGCTGGCGCCGATCCGCAACGCGGTCCTCATCCTCCGCCTTAAAGGCTCGACCGACACCGACTCGCAGTGGGCGCGCGAGGTGATCGAACGCCAGGTCGGGCACATGTCGAGGTTGATCGACGACCTGCTCGACGTCTCGCGGATCACCCGCAACAAGCTGGAGCTGCGGCTCGACCGGGTCGACCTCGCCGCGGCCGTCGGCGACGCCGTCGAGACCAGCCGGCCACTCCTTGACAGCTTCGGGCATGAGCTGAAGCTCGACCTTCCCACGGAACCCGTCGTTCTCCTGGCCGATCGCACGCGGCTCGTCCAGGTTTTCGCCAGCCTACTCAATAATGCGGCCAAGTACACCGACCGCGGCGGCGTCATCGCCCTCTCCGTCCGCCTGCGGGAGCACGTCGTCGAGATTTCCGTCAAGGACTCGGGCATCGGAATCGATCCCGAGCAACTGCCCCACGTCTTCGAGATGTTCGCCCAGTTCACGCCGTCGATCGATCGCACGCAAGGCGGTCTGGGCATCGGCCTGGCGCTCGTCAAGGGCCTCGTGGAGCTTCACAAGGGGATCGTCGAGGCTCGAAGCGCGGGCCTGGGCGCGGGCAGCGAATTCCTCGTCCGTCTGCCTCTCGCGGCCTCGACCGCGGCACGCGGCGCCCGGACCGGCCCAGGCGACGGGTCGCACGCCGATCGGCCTCACTCGCGCGTGCTGGTCGTCGACGACAGCGAGGACATCGCCGAGTCGCTAGGCCGCGTCCTCTCGCTCAAGGGGCACGAGGTCCACCTGGCTCACGACGGTGAGAAGGCGTTCGCCCTGGCCGGCTCGCTCCGGCCCGACTTCGCCGTGCTCGACATCGGCCTGCCCGGCATGAACGGCTACGAGCTCGCCCGGGCGATCCGCAAACAGCCCTGGGGGCGGGCGATCACTCTGATCGCCGTCACCGGGTGGGGGCAGATCAACGACCGTCGCCGCTCCAGCGAGGCTGGCTTCAACCATCACCTGGTCAAGCCGGTCGAGCCGACGACCCTCCTTCAGCTCATCGGCAGCCCGTCGTCGAATTCCTGA
- a CDS encoding spermidine synthase produces MPQVRAFRNGLPWVLAVSALIAASVCTFRGPFPAVWAAVQQPGEVMLEVKSEYSRIKVTRENTTRTLWFIRDNGEEVVESRVDLARLNDLLVEYTRYMFLSYVFRPNPEKVLIVGLGGGSMVHFLQQHDPKVKVDVVEIDPTIVSIADRYFGVRTGRNVNINVTDGLDYLTHADAKYDVIYMDAFLRPSGGTDKVGVPLHLKTLKFYSEVQKRLNPDGVVVFNLNPHLSVQEDIRTIKEAFANTYVFRLTGYDGFVVVASTAENALTPKTISAEAARIDGRFHAPFSFRKMAGRLAR; encoded by the coding sequence ATGCCGCAAGTCCGCGCGTTCCGCAACGGCCTACCCTGGGTCCTGGCCGTCTCGGCCCTTATTGCGGCCTCGGTTTGCACGTTCCGTGGGCCTTTCCCGGCCGTCTGGGCGGCCGTCCAACAGCCCGGCGAGGTCATGCTCGAAGTGAAGTCGGAATACTCTCGCATCAAGGTGACCCGCGAGAACACGACGCGCACCCTCTGGTTCATTCGCGACAACGGCGAGGAAGTCGTCGAGAGCCGAGTCGACCTGGCGCGTCTCAACGACCTGCTGGTCGAATACACCCGGTACATGTTCCTCAGCTACGTCTTTCGGCCGAATCCCGAGAAGGTGCTGATCGTGGGGCTCGGCGGCGGGTCGATGGTCCACTTCCTCCAGCAACACGACCCGAAGGTGAAGGTCGACGTCGTCGAGATCGATCCGACGATCGTGAGCATCGCCGACCGCTATTTCGGCGTCCGGACCGGCCGCAACGTGAACATCAACGTCACCGACGGTCTCGACTACCTGACCCATGCGGACGCCAAGTACGACGTCATCTATATGGACGCCTTCCTCAGACCGTCCGGGGGAACCGACAAGGTCGGGGTTCCGCTTCATTTGAAGACGCTCAAGTTCTACAGCGAGGTCCAGAAGCGGCTCAATCCCGACGGCGTTGTGGTTTTCAACCTCAACCCCCACCTGTCCGTGCAGGAAGACATCCGCACGATCAAGGAGGCCTTCGCGAACACCTACGTGTTCCGCCTCACCGGCTACGACGGCTTCGTGGTCGTCGCCTCCACGGCCGAGAACGCGCTCACGCCGAAGACCATCAGCGCCGAGGCCGCCCGGATCGACGGGCGGTTTCACGCCCCGTTCTCATTCCGGAAGATGGCGGGCCGGCTCGCGAGGTGA